The Aethina tumida isolate Nest 87 chromosome 6, icAetTumi1.1, whole genome shotgun sequence genome has a segment encoding these proteins:
- the LOC109606410 gene encoding osmotic avoidance abnormal protein 3 isoform X2, with amino-acid sequence MAENVRVIVRCRPMNKKEQELNCKCVVRMNDCVVETWDPNEGPSFPKTFTFDSTYDQDSSTENIYNDICYPLIESVLEGYNATIFVYGQTGCGKSFTMEGLKNGSQKGVISRTFDHIFEAIAVTTGVKYLALVSYLEIYNEQIRDLLQPSEKITNSNSLNLKETPNEGVTVPGLTSHPVHNASECENFLNMGSKNRMIGATLMNQNSSRSHSIFTISIEQLSNVNNNESIRKGKLNLVDLAGSERQTKTGATGERLKEATKINLSLSALGNVISALVDGKAKHIPYRDSKLTRLLQDSLGGNTKTLMIACISPSDRDYIETLSTLRYANRAKNISNKPKVNEDPKDTILRQYQEEIERLKSLLGDQKPQNYLEIEDLTNEPVEEKLDEKRDQLLKEYQEEMRKLKSLHETEKTEKENVLKQIENIREEYERNIQQLNEEKASKACSQEEIVKRIEVLKAAMIGGEKAGDKELSERRKRKKQEAEKRASVIAHLLAKIDQNEDRELLQNQYKDISQELNLKTEALRRYRHKVKLLEKEIGDIQGEFEAERQDYLETIRKQEKNLKLLSQISEKLSGTLKKDCNYSDLEAIKEQAIWLDDSQKYKLPDVIFPRTKLPPPGQNHNRTPSSRTVVVQEKSTEPNNDLIENYFQPTTKRANELLNQSSKINASTVFNKWRGANAFSDYAKRNRSTENLTQVLTPPGTSKNLNNSYSGLNNLWLNGTSSINPDTNYRRPFRLEALPNIATRPRLGKLNKLEFL; translated from the exons ATGGCAGAAAACGTGCGAGTGATTGTGAGATGTCGGCCCATGAACAAAAAGGAACAGGAGCTCAATTGCAAA TGCGTGGTGCGCATGAACGATTGCGTGGTGGAAACGTGGGACCCAAACGAAGGACCATCGTTCCCCAAGACGTTCACCTTCGACTCGACCTACGACCAAGACTCGAGCACCGAGAACATCTACAACGACATTTGTTACCCCCTAATagaa AGTGTTTTGGAGGGTTACAACGCAACTATTTTCGTGTATGGTCAAACTGGCTGCGGCAAATCCTTCACCATGGAAGGCTTAAAGAACGGCAGTCAGAAAGGGGTGATTTCACGAACGTTCGACCACATTTTCGAAGCAATCGCCGTCACTACAGGCGTCAAATACTTGGCTTTGGTCAGCTATTTGGAAATCTACAATGAGCAGATCAGGGATTTGCTGCAACCAAGTGAGAAAATTACGAATTCCAACTCCTTAAACCTCAAAGAAACCCCCAACGAAGGAGTAACTGTTCCTG gtTTGACGTCTCACCCCGTTCACAACGCAAGTGAATGTGAGAACTTCCTAAACATGGGGTCAAAAAATCGCATGATAGGGGCCACACTGATGAACCAAAACAGTTCAAGGTCCCATAGTATATTCACCATTAGCATAGAACAACTCTCCAACGTCAACAACAACGAAAGCATCCGCAAGGGTAAATTAAACCTAGTTGACTTGGCTGGAAGCGAAAGACAAACTAAAACTGGGGCGACAGGCGAAAGACTGAAGGAGGCGACTAAGATTAATTTAAGTCTGAGTGCTTTGGGCAACGTTATTTCAGCCTTAGTCGATGGAAAGGCCAAACATATTCCATATCGGGACTCCAAGCTCACCAGACTGTTACAG gATTCCCTGGGGGGCAACACGAAAACGTTGATGATAGCCTGCATCAGCCCCTCAGACAGGGACTACATAGAAACCCTGTCGACCTTACGTTACGCCAACAGGGCGAAAAACATAAGCAACAAACCTAAAGTGAACGAAGACCCAAAGGACACAATCCTGAGGCAATACCAGGAAGAAATAGAACGACTAAAAAGCCTTTTGGGCGACCAAAAGCCTCAAAACTATCTGGAAATCGAAGACCTAACCAATGAGCCGGTTGAAGAAAAGCTGGATGAAAAGCGTGACCAGCTGTTAAAAGAATACCAGGAGGAGATGAGGAAGCTGAAGAGCCTGCACGAGActgaaaaaactgaaaaagagAACGTGTTAAAGCAAATCGAGAACATACGCGAGGAGTACGAGAGGAACATCCAACAGCTGAACGAAGAGAAGGCCAGCAAGGCGTGTTCGCAGGAGGAAATCGTGAAGAGGATCGAGGTGTTGAAGGCGGCGATGATTGGAGGGGAAAAGGCTGGCGACAAGGAACTGTCGGAGCGGAGGAAACGCAAGAAACAGGAGGCGGAGAAGAGGGCGAGCGTGATTGCCCACCTGCTGGCCAAAATCGACCAGAACGAGGACAGGGAGCTGCTCCAGAATCAGTACAAGGACATCAGTCAGGAGCTGAACCTCAAAACTGAGGCGTTGAGGAGGTATCGGCACAAAGTCAAGCTGTTGGAGAAGGAAATCGGCGACATTCAGGGGGAGTTTGAGGCGGAACGACAGGATTATTTGGAGACGATCAGGAAGCAGGAAAAAAATCTGAAGTTGCTATCGCAAATTTCTGAAAAACTTTCTGGTACTTTGAAAAAAGACTGCAACTATAG tgatTTAGAAGCAATAAAGGAACAAGCAATTTGGTTGGATGACTCGCAGAAGTACAAGTTACCAGATGTGATTTTTCCAAGAACTAAACTACCACCACCAG GACAAAACCACAACCGGACACCTTCGAGTAGAACGGTCGTAGTTCAAGAG AAATCGACCGAACCCAACAATGATCTGATCGAGAACTACTTTCAACCCACCACCAAACGTGCCAACGAACTCCTCAACCAATCGTCCAAAATCAACGCCTCGACCGTCTTCAACAAGTGGCGGG GGGCAAACGCGTTTTCAGATTACGCCAAAAGGAACAGGAGCACCGAAAACTTGACGCAAGTCCTGACACCGCCCGGCACTTCCAAAAACCTGAACAACAGCTACTCAGGCCTCAACAATCTTTGGTTGAATG GTACTTCTTCGATAAACCCGGACACGAACTACCGTAGACCTTTTCGACTGGAAGCTCTGCCAAACATTGCGACCCGTCCCCGACTGGGGAAGCTGAACAAGCTCGAGTTTCTATAG
- the LOC109606410 gene encoding osmotic avoidance abnormal protein 3 isoform X4 — protein sequence MAENVRVIVRCRPMNKKEQELNCKCVVRMNDCVVETWDPNEGPSFPKTFTFDSTYDQDSSTENIYNDICYPLIESVLEGYNATIFVYGQTGCGKSFTMEGLKNGSQKGVISRTFDHIFEAIAVTTGVKYLALVSYLEIYNEQIRDLLQPSEKITNSNSLNLKETPNEGVTVPGLTSHPVHNASECENFLNMGSKNRMIGATLMNQNSSRSHSIFTISIEQLSNVNNNESIRKGKLNLVDLAGSERQTKTGATGERLKEATKINLSLSALGNVISALVDGKAKHIPYRDSKLTRLLQDSLGGNTKTLMIACISPSDRDYIETLSTLRYANRAKNISNKPKVNEDPKDTILRQYQEEIERLKSLLGDQKPQNYLEIEDLTNEPVEEKLDEKRDQLLKEYQEEMRKLKSLHETEKTEKENVLKQIENIREEYERNIQQLNEEKASKACSQEEIVKRIEVLKAAMIGGEKAGDKELSERRKRKKQEAEKRASVIAHLLAKIDQNEDRELLQNQYKDISQELNLKTEALRRYRHKVKLLEKEIGDIQGEFEAERQDYLETIRKQEKNLKLLSQISEKLSGTLKKDCNYSDLEAIKEQAIWLDDSQKYKLPDVIFPRTKLPPPGQNHNRTPSSRTVVVQEKSTEPNNDLIENYFQPTTKRANELLNQSSKINASTVFNKWRDYAKRNRSTENLTQVLTPPGTSKNLNNSYSGLNNLWLNGTSSINPDTNYRRPFRLEALPNIATRPRLGKLNKLEFL from the exons ATGGCAGAAAACGTGCGAGTGATTGTGAGATGTCGGCCCATGAACAAAAAGGAACAGGAGCTCAATTGCAAA TGCGTGGTGCGCATGAACGATTGCGTGGTGGAAACGTGGGACCCAAACGAAGGACCATCGTTCCCCAAGACGTTCACCTTCGACTCGACCTACGACCAAGACTCGAGCACCGAGAACATCTACAACGACATTTGTTACCCCCTAATagaa AGTGTTTTGGAGGGTTACAACGCAACTATTTTCGTGTATGGTCAAACTGGCTGCGGCAAATCCTTCACCATGGAAGGCTTAAAGAACGGCAGTCAGAAAGGGGTGATTTCACGAACGTTCGACCACATTTTCGAAGCAATCGCCGTCACTACAGGCGTCAAATACTTGGCTTTGGTCAGCTATTTGGAAATCTACAATGAGCAGATCAGGGATTTGCTGCAACCAAGTGAGAAAATTACGAATTCCAACTCCTTAAACCTCAAAGAAACCCCCAACGAAGGAGTAACTGTTCCTG gtTTGACGTCTCACCCCGTTCACAACGCAAGTGAATGTGAGAACTTCCTAAACATGGGGTCAAAAAATCGCATGATAGGGGCCACACTGATGAACCAAAACAGTTCAAGGTCCCATAGTATATTCACCATTAGCATAGAACAACTCTCCAACGTCAACAACAACGAAAGCATCCGCAAGGGTAAATTAAACCTAGTTGACTTGGCTGGAAGCGAAAGACAAACTAAAACTGGGGCGACAGGCGAAAGACTGAAGGAGGCGACTAAGATTAATTTAAGTCTGAGTGCTTTGGGCAACGTTATTTCAGCCTTAGTCGATGGAAAGGCCAAACATATTCCATATCGGGACTCCAAGCTCACCAGACTGTTACAG gATTCCCTGGGGGGCAACACGAAAACGTTGATGATAGCCTGCATCAGCCCCTCAGACAGGGACTACATAGAAACCCTGTCGACCTTACGTTACGCCAACAGGGCGAAAAACATAAGCAACAAACCTAAAGTGAACGAAGACCCAAAGGACACAATCCTGAGGCAATACCAGGAAGAAATAGAACGACTAAAAAGCCTTTTGGGCGACCAAAAGCCTCAAAACTATCTGGAAATCGAAGACCTAACCAATGAGCCGGTTGAAGAAAAGCTGGATGAAAAGCGTGACCAGCTGTTAAAAGAATACCAGGAGGAGATGAGGAAGCTGAAGAGCCTGCACGAGActgaaaaaactgaaaaagagAACGTGTTAAAGCAAATCGAGAACATACGCGAGGAGTACGAGAGGAACATCCAACAGCTGAACGAAGAGAAGGCCAGCAAGGCGTGTTCGCAGGAGGAAATCGTGAAGAGGATCGAGGTGTTGAAGGCGGCGATGATTGGAGGGGAAAAGGCTGGCGACAAGGAACTGTCGGAGCGGAGGAAACGCAAGAAACAGGAGGCGGAGAAGAGGGCGAGCGTGATTGCCCACCTGCTGGCCAAAATCGACCAGAACGAGGACAGGGAGCTGCTCCAGAATCAGTACAAGGACATCAGTCAGGAGCTGAACCTCAAAACTGAGGCGTTGAGGAGGTATCGGCACAAAGTCAAGCTGTTGGAGAAGGAAATCGGCGACATTCAGGGGGAGTTTGAGGCGGAACGACAGGATTATTTGGAGACGATCAGGAAGCAGGAAAAAAATCTGAAGTTGCTATCGCAAATTTCTGAAAAACTTTCTGGTACTTTGAAAAAAGACTGCAACTATAG tgatTTAGAAGCAATAAAGGAACAAGCAATTTGGTTGGATGACTCGCAGAAGTACAAGTTACCAGATGTGATTTTTCCAAGAACTAAACTACCACCACCAG GACAAAACCACAACCGGACACCTTCGAGTAGAACGGTCGTAGTTCAAGAG AAATCGACCGAACCCAACAATGATCTGATCGAGAACTACTTTCAACCCACCACCAAACGTGCCAACGAACTCCTCAACCAATCGTCCAAAATCAACGCCTCGACCGTCTTCAACAAGTGGCGGG ATTACGCCAAAAGGAACAGGAGCACCGAAAACTTGACGCAAGTCCTGACACCGCCCGGCACTTCCAAAAACCTGAACAACAGCTACTCAGGCCTCAACAATCTTTGGTTGAATG GTACTTCTTCGATAAACCCGGACACGAACTACCGTAGACCTTTTCGACTGGAAGCTCTGCCAAACATTGCGACCCGTCCCCGACTGGGGAAGCTGAACAAGCTCGAGTTTCTATAG